In Bradyrhizobium guangdongense, the sequence CGTCACTGCGACCAGGACGATGAAGGCACCTGCGGGCCCGCCGATCTGGAAACGACTGCCGCCGAGCAGCGAGGCGATGAAGCCGCCGACCACCGCGGTGTAGAGGCCGCGATCCGGCGTCACGCCGGACGCGATCGCGATCGCCATCGACAGCGGCAGCGCGACGATGGCAACCGTGAGGCCCGCGAAGACATCGGCGCGGAAATCCGCAAGGCCATAGCCCTCGCGCCAGACGGTGACGAGTTTTGGCAGATACAATTCGGCAAAGCTCGGCCGACGCAGCTGGTGCAGCCCGCTTGCTTGATCGCTCGTGATGCTCATTGTCCCACAATGCTCCGGCGCACCGTGCAGCGCGCGCGTGCGACGGTGCGTTAGTTCAGATTGTTCTCGCCCGGGATCACGCTTCCACCCGACGCGGCGGCCCCGGCTCCTTCAGGCGGACACCGCGTCCGCCGCTGTCGCTGCGGACCTGTTCGCCGATCAGCTCGACGCCGGCCCGATCGAACGCCTCGACCACCCTCGTCAGGGTCTCGACCACGCCGCGCACATTGCCGGTCGAGGCCTCCATCCGCTGGATGGTCGGCAACGACACCCCGGCGAGCTCGGCCAGCGTTTTCTGGTCAATGCCAAGCAGCGCGCGGGCCGCCCGCATCTGGTACGACGTGATCACCTCGACCTCATATACGAAGAGTTATAAATGATATTCAGCACGTATACAATTATGTAAAATACATCATATGGAGATGAGTGCAAGAGGGCCCCTGCTGCCTCCTCGGTCATTGCAAGCGCAGCGAAGCGATTCAGAATCCTCCTCGGAAAGACTCTGGATTGCTTCGCTACGCTCGCAATGACGCGTGGAGAGAGCGCGGGCCGCGTACAGCGCCGCAGTCGTGGATGTAGCCCACCCCCTCCCCGTGAAGAAGGGGAGGGCGTGACAGAAGTGCGCGCCTTCTTTGCCGCCGTCCTAGCCGATCACGCCGCGTGCTGATGCGCGGCGATGATCTGGTCGGCGGCGCGGCCCGTGACTTCGGCCATGTGGTCGAACTGGCGCGTGAAGCTGCCGGCGCCGGCCGTGGCGGAACGGAGCTCGACGATCAGTTCGCCGATCTCGGCTTCCGGCATCATCGCCCGCACGCAGTCCCAGCCGCTCCAGCCGTCGCGGGTATCGAAGCCGAGAATCTGGCCGCGCCGCGCCGACAGGATCGCATTGATCTTGGCGGTCGCGTCGGTCGGACAGACGATCTCGACCATGTGGATCGGCTCCAGCAGCACTGATTGGCATTGCGGCAGGCCTTCGTTGAGTCCGATCCGCGCCGCCGTGCGGAAGGCGAGGTCCGAGGAGTCGACGCTGTGATAGGAGCCGTCGGTCAGCGTCACCTCCACGTCGGTGACGGGAAAGCCGAGCGGACCACGGGCGAGCCCGTCGACCACGCCCTCTTCCACCGCGCCGATATAGTTGCGCGGCACCGCGCCGCCGACGACCTTTTCGGCGAATCTGAAACCTTCGCCGCGCGGTAGCGGCTTGATGTCGAGCACGACGTCGCCGAACTGGCCGTGACCGCCGGATTGCTTCTTGTGGCGGCCGCGCTGGACGATCGACTTGCGGATGGTCTCCTGGTAGCCGATCGCCGGCGGATGCGAGGTGATCTTGACGCCGAAGCGATCGCGCAGCCGCTCGCTGGCGACGCGCAGATGCATTTCGCCCTGCCCCCACAGCACGGTGTCGTGGGTCTGGGCGTTCTGCACGACCACCAGCGAGGGGTCCTCCTCGTGCAGCCGCATCAAGGCCTGGCCGAGCTTGACGTCGTCCTTGCGGTCGGTGGCCGCAACCGAAATGGCGAGCACCGGCGGCGTCGGCTCGATGCTAGCGAGTGCGGCGGGCGGGGTCTTGCCGCTGGAGACGGTGTCGCCGGTCTTGACCGGATCGAGCTTGGCAAGCGCGACGGTATCACCGGCTTCGGCCGAGGCACGCTTGCTGTCATAGGCACCGTTGACGGCAAGGATGCCGGAGATGCGGCTGGTTCCGCCGGAGGAGGATTGCAACGTGGCGCCGTCGTCGAGATGGCCGGCGAGCAGCCGGGTCAGCGACAGCTTGCCGCCGTGCTGCGAATGCAGCGTCTTGAAGACGAAACCGAGCGCATCCTTCGTGGAGGGCGCACCGAGACGTTTTGCGGTCTCGGCGATACCAGGCGCCTCGTGGCGCAGCGCCTTCATCAGACGCAGCACGCCGTTTTCGCGCGCGGCAGAGCCCAGCAGCACCGGGCAGATCAGCCCTTCGCGCAATTCGCGGGCGAGGTCGTCGAACACGGCATCGCGCGGCGGCTGGATGTCCTCGAGCAATTGCTCCATCAGCGCATCGTCGTGATCGGCAAGCTTCTCGAGCATCGAGAAGCGAGCCTCCTTTTCACGATCGAGATCGCCGCCTTCGAGCCCGATCACTTCGGAGGCCTTGTGCTCGCGATAGACGAAGGCGCGCTCGAGCGCGAGATCGACGAAGCCCTCGATCAGCTCGCCCTTCCAGATCGGGATCTGGCGCAGCACCAGCGGCACACGCGAGGCGGGCTGGAGCATCGCGAGCGTCTCGCGGATGCGCTTGTTGGCGCGGTCGATCTTGTTGAGGAACAGGAAACGCGGAATCTTCAGCTCCTCCAGCTCGCGCAGGATGATCTGAAGCTGCGGCAGCTTCTTCTCGTCGGCCTCGCAGACCACGATCGCAGCGTCGACGGCGGGAAGCGCGGCGCGCATATCGTGGGCAAATTCGACGGAACCGGGACAATCGAGGAAGGTGTAGCTGTCGCCCATGAAGCTCGCGGTGGCGGCGGTGAGGCCAACGGTCATCTTGTGATGACGGGCCTCGGGCGTGGCGTCGCCGACGGAAGTTCCGGCATCGACACTGCCGGCGCGCGGAATTGCGCCCGTCCGCGCCAAGATCGCTTCGAGAAGTGTAGTTTTACCTGATTGGAAAGGGCCCACCAGCGCGATGCACCGTGGACCTCGGGGACTTCTGACGTCTTGTCCCATTTCGCCGCCTCCTTGGTTGGAGCTCGGCCCATGATTGGGTCGGCAAACGCAGATGCTCTGCCCGTCCCCGAGATTTGGCAAGCATCAAACGTCGCTGCGGTGCGTCGTCAATTAGATCAAGTCTTATAATGCCTGATACGATCAGGTCGCCATCCGCGAGCTGTTCCACCTCTCCCCGACGGGGAGAGGTCGGATTGCCGAGGCGCGCAATTGCGCGCCTGAGCAGTCCGCGTGAGGGTCCGTAGCATACGGTAAGACCTAAACCCCTCACCCGGATCGCATCTTTGGTGCGATCCGACCTCTCCCTTCGGGAGAGGTAAAGCAACGCCTCCACTGGAGCGACTCAACGGCCGGGACGGAGTTCCAGGCTTTCGAGACCGGCGGCGACGTTGAGGCCGACCTGGCCCTGCACGCTGAGCGGCTGGAGCGCGATCGAATTGTTGGAGCCGCCCACCAGCACGTTGCCGCCGAGACCGACGCCGACCGATGCGCTCCCTTGCGCGCCTGCATAGTTGCCGGAGAGATCGCCGGGGCCGAGCCGGTCGACCGGCGCGAACACGCCCCAGGCGAGCGTGGTTTCCTGGGTGATGCCGATATCGAGCCCCATTTTGCGGATCGTCGCGACGTAGCGGTCTTCCGGCAGGCCATCGGCGCGCAGCACGCAGCCGAGATTGGTTACCGACCCCACGATGAATCCGACGCTGGCGCCGCCGCGGCATTCGAGCACGCCGACCCGGACCATCCGCTGCTGCTGTGCGCCGCTGCTTGCGACGGAGGCCACGAGGCTGACGGCGGCGAGCCCGGCAAGGATGAACGAACGGCGCATGAATGTCTCCGGCGATGAATGTGATGCGAGCAGGGAAGGACGCAGCTACCAAGTGGTCCGCGATGGTTTATGCCACAAGAGACGTGGTGGTGCCAGATCGGACGCGACTGCAATCGAACCCGCGGAGAGAGGCCCCTCACCCCACCCTCTCCCCGTAAGAACGGGGCGAGGGAGTGAGAGAGCGGCGCGTCCCTCACGATGCGGGCCTGCTCAACCTCCCCGCTCTTTGCGGGGAGAGGTCGGATTGCGAAGCAATCCGGGTGAGGGGCATGGCACGACATCGGCCCGAGCAATAGTCCATCCGACTCCACTATCGAAGCACGCACAAAAAGGCCCGCGCGAAGCGGGCCTTTTCGATTTGCACTGTCGCGATCAGCTCAGCGCAGATTGCCACAGAAGCGCTGGATGCGCTTGCAGGCGTCTTCGAGGTCCGAGGTCTTGGTCGCGTAGGAGATGCGGAATGCCGGGCCGAGGCCGAAGGCCGAACCCTGCACGACGGCAACGCCTTCGGTCTCGAGCAGCTCGGTGACGAACTGCTCGTCGTTGGAGATCACATTGCCCGACGGCGCCTTCTTGCCGATCGTGCCGGCACAGGACGGATAGACGTAGAATGCGCCTTCGGGACGCGGACACTCGATGCCGTTGGCCTGGTTGAGCATGGAGACGACGAGATCGCGCCGCTCCTTGAACACCTTGTTGTTGGCCGGGATGAAGTCCTGCGGACCGTTCAGCGCCTCCACCGACGCCCATTGCGCAATCGAGCACGGGTTCGAGGTCGACTGCGACTGGATGGTCGACATCGCCTTGATCAGCTGCGCCGGGCCGCCCGCGTAGCCGATGCGCCAGCCGGTCATGCAATAGGCCTTCGACACGCCGTTCACGGTGAGCGTGCGGTCGTAGAGGCTCGGCTCGACCTGCGCGACCGTGGTGAACTGGAAGTCGTCGTAGACGAGATGCTCGTACAT encodes:
- a CDS encoding helix-turn-helix domain-containing protein, with the translated sequence MITSYQMRAARALLGIDQKTLAELAGVSLPTIQRMEASTGNVRGVVETLTRVVEAFDRAGVELIGEQVRSDSGGRGVRLKEPGPPRRVEA
- a CDS encoding elongation factor G: MGQDVRSPRGPRCIALVGPFQSGKTTLLEAILARTGAIPRAGSVDAGTSVGDATPEARHHKMTVGLTAATASFMGDSYTFLDCPGSVEFAHDMRAALPAVDAAIVVCEADEKKLPQLQIILRELEELKIPRFLFLNKIDRANKRIRETLAMLQPASRVPLVLRQIPIWKGELIEGFVDLALERAFVYREHKASEVIGLEGGDLDREKEARFSMLEKLADHDDALMEQLLEDIQPPRDAVFDDLARELREGLICPVLLGSAARENGVLRLMKALRHEAPGIAETAKRLGAPSTKDALGFVFKTLHSQHGGKLSLTRLLAGHLDDGATLQSSSGGTSRISGILAVNGAYDSKRASAEAGDTVALAKLDPVKTGDTVSSGKTPPAALASIEPTPPVLAISVAATDRKDDVKLGQALMRLHEEDPSLVVVQNAQTHDTVLWGQGEMHLRVASERLRDRFGVKITSHPPAIGYQETIRKSIVQRGRHKKQSGGHGQFGDVVLDIKPLPRGEGFRFAEKVVGGAVPRNYIGAVEEGVVDGLARGPLGFPVTDVEVTLTDGSYHSVDSSDLAFRTAARIGLNEGLPQCQSVLLEPIHMVEIVCPTDATAKINAILSARRGQILGFDTRDGWSGWDCVRAMMPEAEIGELIVELRSATAGAGSFTRQFDHMAEVTGRAADQIIAAHQHAA
- a CDS encoding DUF992 domain-containing protein; translation: MRRSFILAGLAAVSLVASVASSGAQQQRMVRVGVLECRGGASVGFIVGSVTNLGCVLRADGLPEDRYVATIRKMGLDIGITQETTLAWGVFAPVDRLGPGDLSGNYAGAQGSASVGVGLGGNVLVGGSNNSIALQPLSVQGQVGLNVAAGLESLELRPGR